One part of the Candidatus Poribacteria bacterium genome encodes these proteins:
- a CDS encoding methylglyoxal synthase, producing MESSRISHRLEPSRGTDVTNPTTIALIAHDGKKPEMVSFVKDHRDVLAGFTLLATGTTGKYVQDAGLTVERVASGPIGGDAQIAARVVEGRCDAVFFLRDPLGMHPHDPDIAMLMRVCDVHDVPLATNLASAKLMLRALVDG from the coding sequence ATGGAGTCGTCGCGCATATCCCACCGATTGGAGCCCAGCCGAGGAACCGACGTGACCAATCCCACGACAATCGCCCTGATCGCCCACGACGGCAAGAAGCCGGAGATGGTCAGCTTTGTGAAGGACCATCGCGACGTGCTGGCTGGATTCACGCTGCTGGCGACGGGAACCACGGGCAAGTACGTCCAGGACGCCGGGCTGACGGTCGAGCGGGTCGCATCGGGACCCATCGGCGGCGACGCGCAGATCGCCGCGCGGGTTGTCGAAGGCAGGTGCGACGCGGTGTTCTTTTTGCGGGATCCGCTTGGGATGCATCCCCACGATCCGGACATCGCCATGCTGATGCGCGTCTGCGACGTCCACGACGTGCCACTGGCGACGAACCTGGCGAGCGCCAAGCTGATGCTCCGCGCGCTCGTGGACGGCTGA
- a CDS encoding PFL family protein, producing MLRTEDILMTLRMFRDENLDVRTVTMGINLMDCAGPNIDVVCRKVRQKVNDLAGRLVRVGRQASGRYGIPIVNFRLAVSPVALFGAGHGSPGMVRIAHALDAAAQEVNVDFVGGFSALVQKGCADADSALLDALPDALSATSHVCGSLNVASTRAGINMDAILRVSQSLKRLAERTRESDGFGCAKLVVFANMPDDNPFMAGAVLGIGEPECAINIGVSGPGVVKRAVEALRAMESRPTLGEIAEEIKCTAFRITRIGELIGNEVAAELGVRFGIVDLSLAPTPRIGDSVGEILQMLGIQRVGAAGSTAALALLTDAVKKGGAFASSSVGGLSGAFIPVSEDAVLAAAVASGDLSIEKLEAMTSICSVGLDMVAVPGDTSAETLAAQIADEVAIGVMNNKTTATRLIPVPGKSAGELAVFGGLFGEAPILPLRSGGEDFVRFGGQIPAPIHSLRN from the coding sequence ATGCTCCGCACCGAAGATATCCTGATGACGCTACGGATGTTCCGCGACGAGAACCTCGACGTGCGGACCGTCACCATGGGCATCAACCTGATGGACTGCGCCGGTCCCAACATCGACGTCGTCTGCCGGAAGGTGCGCCAGAAGGTCAACGACTTGGCGGGTCGGCTGGTGCGGGTCGGAAGGCAGGCGTCCGGCAGGTACGGCATCCCCATCGTCAACTTCCGACTCGCCGTCAGTCCGGTCGCCCTTTTCGGAGCGGGACACGGGTCGCCGGGGATGGTCCGTATCGCCCATGCGCTCGACGCGGCAGCGCAGGAGGTGAACGTCGATTTCGTCGGCGGTTTCTCGGCGCTCGTCCAGAAAGGCTGCGCCGACGCCGACAGCGCCCTGCTCGACGCGCTGCCGGACGCTCTCAGCGCGACGTCGCACGTGTGCGGCTCGCTCAACGTCGCATCGACGCGCGCCGGCATCAACATGGACGCCATCCTGCGCGTGAGCCAGTCGCTCAAGCGGCTCGCCGAACGTACCCGCGAGAGCGACGGCTTCGGCTGCGCCAAGTTGGTCGTGTTCGCCAACATGCCGGACGACAACCCGTTCATGGCGGGAGCCGTTCTCGGGATTGGCGAGCCGGAGTGCGCGATCAACATCGGCGTCAGCGGACCCGGCGTTGTCAAGCGAGCCGTCGAGGCGCTGCGTGCGATGGAGAGCCGACCGACGTTGGGCGAGATCGCCGAGGAGATCAAGTGCACGGCGTTCCGCATCACGCGGATCGGCGAGCTCATCGGCAACGAGGTCGCCGCCGAACTCGGCGTGCGCTTCGGCATCGTCGATCTCTCGCTGGCTCCGACTCCGCGGATCGGCGACTCCGTCGGCGAGATTCTCCAGATGCTGGGGATTCAGCGCGTCGGGGCGGCGGGCTCGACGGCGGCGCTCGCGTTGCTGACCGACGCCGTCAAGAAGGGCGGGGCGTTCGCGTCGTCGTCGGTCGGGGGCTTGTCGGGAGCGTTCATTCCGGTCAGCGAAGACGCCGTACTCGCCGCCGCCGTCGCCAGCGGAGACCTGTCCATCGAGAAGCTGGAAGCGATGACGAGCATCTGCTCGGTGGGCTTGGACATGGTCGCCGTGCCGGGCGACACGTCGGCGGAGACGCTCGCCGCTCAGATCGCCGACGAGGTCGCCATCGGCGTCATGAACAACAAGACGACCGCGACGCGGCTCATCCCGGTTCCCGGCAAGTCGGCAGGAGAGCTCGCCGTGTTCGGCGGGCTCTTCGGCGAGGCTCCCATCCTGCCCCTGCGATCCGGCGGCGAGGACTTCGTGCGCTTCGGCGGGCAGATCCCCGCGCCGATCCACTCCCTCCGCAACTAG
- the atpC gene encoding ATP synthase F1 subunit epsilon, whose amino-acid sequence MYDRPFSLRIITPARIVFEGNVVGVLAPGSLSPFEVLGGHVPLVSSLEVGEVRITRAGDERSYLAIGGGVLEARRSGVTILADSAEFAREIDIPRAERARARALERVRSHAADIDHVRAEAALARATNRLSVARGHGD is encoded by the coding sequence ATGTACGATCGACCCTTTTCGCTGCGGATCATCACGCCGGCGCGCATCGTCTTCGAGGGCAACGTCGTCGGGGTGTTGGCTCCCGGCTCACTGTCGCCTTTCGAGGTCCTGGGCGGTCACGTCCCGTTGGTGAGCAGTCTGGAGGTCGGCGAGGTCCGCATCACGCGCGCGGGCGACGAACGATCCTACCTTGCCATCGGCGGCGGTGTGCTCGAAGCGCGCCGCTCCGGCGTCACGATCCTCGCCGACAGCGCGGAGTTCGCCCGCGAGATCGACATTCCTCGCGCCGAACGCGCCCGCGCCCGCGCTCTCGAACGCGTCCGCTCGCATGCCGCCGATATCGACCACGTGCGGGCGGAAGCAGCCCTTGCGCGCGCGACGAACCGGCTCTCCGTCGCCCGTGGCCACGGCGACTAG
- the hisF gene encoding imidazole glycerol phosphate synthase subunit HisF has translation MLAKRIIPCLDVKAGRVVKGVNFVELRDAGDPVEIASLYNDQGADELVFLDITASHEERDIILDVVAGTAERCFMPLTVGGGVRTVADVRRLLMAGSDKVSLNTAAVLTPDAVREASDRFGCQCIVVAIDAKAKSDGTGWEVYTHGGRRPTGLDAIEWAQRVEALGAGEILLTSMDGDGTKAGYDIPLTRAVSEAVSIPVIASGGAGTLEHLREALVEGKADAALAASIFHYREHTVGDAKAYLRERGVPVR, from the coding sequence ATGCTCGCCAAGCGCATCATCCCTTGCCTCGACGTCAAGGCGGGGCGCGTCGTCAAGGGCGTCAACTTCGTCGAGCTGCGCGACGCCGGCGATCCCGTCGAGATCGCGTCCCTCTACAACGACCAGGGAGCCGACGAGCTCGTGTTCCTCGACATCACGGCGTCCCACGAGGAGCGCGACATCATCCTCGACGTTGTGGCAGGAACCGCCGAGCGGTGCTTCATGCCCCTGACCGTCGGCGGAGGGGTGCGCACGGTCGCCGATGTGCGGCGGCTCCTCATGGCGGGTTCCGACAAGGTCTCGCTGAACACCGCCGCTGTACTGACGCCCGACGCCGTCCGCGAGGCTTCGGACCGGTTCGGCTGCCAGTGCATCGTCGTCGCCATCGACGCCAAGGCGAAATCCGACGGAACCGGCTGGGAGGTCTACACGCACGGCGGGAGGCGTCCGACGGGATTGGACGCCATCGAATGGGCACAGCGCGTCGAGGCGCTGGGCGCGGGCGAGATTCTGCTGACCAGCATGGACGGAGACGGCACGAAGGCGGGCTACGACATCCCGCTGACCCGCGCCGTCTCCGAAGCCGTGTCGATCCCTGTCATCGCTTCCGGCGGCGCGGGGACGCTGGAGCACCTCCGCGAAGCCCTCGTCGAAGGGAAGGCGGACGCCGCCCTCGCCGCGTCCATCTTCCACTACCGCGAGCACACCGTCGGCGACGCCAAGGCGTACTTGCGGGAACGCGGCGTTCCAGTGCGCTGA
- a CDS encoding amino acid-binding protein has protein sequence MPEPRCPFIVTVTAQDTVGIIANITTTIAGLGGSVDELSQTVMSGYFTILLAARFPEGTAAETVRASIESAGAPLGLVAIVRMAAGDAAAATASLGDRYVLTVLGDDRAGIIAQIATHLAAQGINIEDFYARAEAGRFIMVLQVQVEGGWTSDHLRLDLEALGEELGLRVHLQHEDIFRATSEVGAVRRLVTHRRSGG, from the coding sequence ATGCCCGAGCCTCGCTGCCCCTTCATCGTGACGGTGACCGCGCAAGACACCGTCGGCATCATCGCCAACATCACCACCACCATCGCCGGACTCGGTGGAAGCGTTGACGAGCTCAGCCAGACCGTAATGAGCGGCTATTTCACGATCCTCCTCGCCGCGCGCTTCCCCGAAGGAACGGCGGCGGAGACCGTCCGCGCTTCCATCGAATCCGCAGGAGCCCCTCTGGGACTCGTCGCCATCGTCCGAATGGCAGCGGGCGATGCCGCCGCTGCTACGGCGTCCCTCGGCGACCGCTACGTCCTGACCGTCCTTGGAGACGACCGCGCGGGCATCATCGCCCAGATCGCGACGCACCTCGCCGCGCAGGGAATCAACATTGAGGACTTCTATGCCCGCGCCGAGGCCGGGCGGTTCATCATGGTCCTCCAGGTGCAGGTCGAGGGTGGCTGGACGTCGGATCACCTGCGGCTCGATCTAGAGGCGCTTGGCGAGGAACTCGGTCTGCGCGTCCATCTCCAACACGAAGACATCTTCCGCGCCACCAGCGAGGTCGGAGCCGTCCGGCGGCTCGTCACGCACCGGCGCTCCGGCGGATAG
- a CDS encoding DUF4097 domain-containing protein translates to MLGCSGSAARSSTGSSAARSLRTTPSKPSESSEQQSVEANMEATMSENTNEARQEVDEEVDEMDHREEPSPTRQVLEMLAAGKIGADEAEALLRALRDREPPEPASDTSGARPDDLANAIVTTVMTAVSDALSTARSAAGHAKTLERSIHRGRHVGFDRRHGRSVDAERSGASGMSIDAGVRVRVHQDDAPVAVLGSGDEMVHFSPGAHIHRDDAGVRAEYRSNAQVRIRDGCHLDVESNEGSIEVRGLRALNVALSTGDGPISLSKVQGDVFTIRTGDGAVALQECSANEAELETGDGAVELRGTYERVRVRTGDGPIALVGVQSEIDAETGDGPIVLRDCGGSARLSTGDGPVTVSGGTWSGEIAIATGSGDVALNAESTPEAVADVRSDDGRIRVRLRSVASARVHTGSGNVELTMAECSGETDVSTDDGSIRATVVSAQGFAAHTGSGTIEANLAKVADSIRAVADDGSLRVALGSGRQMELRTGCGTVEAQVDAVSDELRVRSDDGSVRVQCRSVGSLNVESGSGEIVAEVRERVDREVRLRADDGSIRVELPASLGVDLDATSDDGSIHVEGLEAPSVSEDGSSRLIASLGGGGAALIVHTACGDITIHRRTGA, encoded by the coding sequence ATGCTCGGGTGCAGCGGCAGCGCAGCGAGATCCTCGACCGGCTCCAGCGCGGCGAGATCACTGCGAACGACGCCGTCGAAGCCATCCGAAAGCTCTGAGCAGCAGTCCGTCGAAGCGAACATGGAGGCAACCATGTCGGAGAACACCAACGAGGCGAGGCAAGAAGTGGACGAGGAAGTGGACGAGATGGATCATCGGGAAGAACCGAGCCCGACGCGTCAGGTGCTTGAGATGCTGGCTGCCGGGAAGATCGGAGCGGACGAAGCGGAGGCGCTCCTTCGGGCACTCCGCGACCGCGAACCGCCGGAGCCAGCGTCGGACACGTCTGGAGCTCGACCCGACGATCTCGCCAACGCCATCGTCACGACCGTCATGACGGCGGTTTCCGACGCACTGTCAACCGCGAGGAGCGCTGCCGGTCATGCCAAGACGCTGGAGAGGTCGATCCATCGGGGGCGTCATGTGGGCTTCGACCGCAGGCACGGGCGATCCGTCGACGCGGAGCGCTCGGGGGCGAGCGGCATGAGCATCGATGCAGGTGTGCGCGTACGCGTTCACCAGGACGATGCGCCGGTCGCCGTATTGGGTTCCGGCGACGAGATGGTCCATTTCTCTCCCGGAGCGCACATCCACAGGGACGACGCCGGTGTCCGCGCCGAGTACCGGTCGAACGCGCAAGTTCGGATACGCGACGGCTGCCATCTCGACGTAGAGTCCAATGAGGGATCCATCGAAGTGCGCGGCCTGCGAGCGCTCAACGTCGCGCTCTCGACTGGGGACGGACCTATCTCCCTCAGCAAAGTCCAGGGCGATGTGTTCACTATCCGCACCGGCGACGGCGCGGTCGCCCTTCAAGAGTGCTCGGCGAACGAGGCGGAGCTGGAGACTGGCGACGGAGCCGTCGAGCTACGCGGAACCTATGAGCGCGTGCGAGTCCGCACCGGCGACGGGCCCATCGCGCTCGTGGGAGTCCAATCGGAGATCGACGCGGAGACCGGCGACGGGCCTATCGTGCTCCGTGATTGCGGCGGTTCGGCTCGGTTGTCTACCGGCGACGGGCCCGTAACGGTCTCCGGCGGGACATGGAGCGGGGAGATCGCCATCGCGACGGGTTCCGGCGACGTCGCGCTCAATGCGGAGTCAACGCCCGAAGCGGTCGCGGACGTGCGCAGCGACGACGGCCGGATACGCGTTCGCCTCCGGTCGGTCGCGTCCGCGAGGGTTCATACAGGTTCTGGGAACGTCGAGCTGACGATGGCGGAGTGCTCCGGTGAGACGGACGTATCCACGGACGATGGATCCATTCGGGCGACGGTCGTATCGGCGCAAGGGTTTGCGGCGCACACAGGTTCCGGCACGATCGAGGCGAACCTTGCCAAGGTCGCCGACTCGATCCGCGCGGTTGCGGACGACGGAAGCCTGCGGGTCGCCCTTGGGTCTGGGCGGCAGATGGAGCTCCGCACCGGCTGCGGGACCGTCGAGGCGCAGGTCGATGCGGTTTCGGACGAGCTCCGAGTCCGGTCGGACGACGGGAGTGTTCGCGTCCAGTGCCGAAGCGTCGGATCGCTGAACGTCGAGTCCGGGAGCGGCGAGATCGTCGCGGAGGTTCGCGAGCGCGTCGACCGCGAGGTCCGGCTGCGTGCCGACGACGGCAGCATCCGGGTCGAACTGCCAGCATCGCTGGGCGTCGATCTCGACGCGACGAGCGATGACGGGAGCATCCACGTCGAGGGGCTCGAAGCTCCATCGGTGTCCGAGGACGGGAGTTCGCGCCTCATCGCCAGCCTGGGCGGCGGCGGTGCCGCCTTGATCGTCCACACGGCGTGCGGCGACATCACGATCCATCGCCGTACAGGAGCGTAG
- a CDS encoding DUF2089 domain-containing protein: MRKIIERCPACGNTELTITVIHCPDCDTEVRGTFVASRFCRLSEESLEFLERFVQNRGNLKEMERESGVAYTALRNRLNAVINEMGFEGEGSDEPTDPAPQTGSTDARVQRQRSEILDRLQRGEITANDAVEAIRKL, encoded by the coding sequence ATGAGAAAGATCATCGAACGATGTCCGGCGTGCGGGAACACGGAACTGACGATCACGGTGATTCACTGCCCGGACTGCGACACGGAGGTGCGTGGAACCTTCGTCGCGTCGCGGTTCTGCCGGCTCTCGGAGGAGAGCCTCGAGTTCCTGGAGCGGTTCGTCCAGAACCGGGGGAACCTGAAGGAGATGGAGCGCGAATCGGGTGTTGCCTACACGGCGCTGAGGAACCGGCTCAACGCCGTCATCAACGAGATGGGCTTCGAGGGAGAGGGCTCCGATGAACCCACTGATCCGGCTCCGCAGACTGGCTCGACGGATGCTCGGGTGCAGCGGCAGCGCAGCGAGATCCTCGACCGGCTCCAGCGCGGCGAGATCACTGCGAACGACGCCGTCGAAGCCATCCGAAAGCTCTGA
- a CDS encoding carbohydrate binding family 9 domain-containing protein, translating into MSASHTHKNTTQGDRLMVVQRVHAPTRLGPYERQVIERYAGRGAGAFPVETIIRVGLAAIGAFIALCILSVAAAVQAEEPRHPARTLEAVRIEGTPPRIDGILDDAAWEAAPVNGGFLQKEPAEHEGESATETTTVRVLYDDMALYIGIECLDSEPQRIVANLSRRDADIENDWVAVCLDTHHDHRTSRWFAVAASGALADAEEDEGREPDRTWNGVWEARVSRSDAGWSAEYRIPYHVLRFAPQDEYTWGIQLLRGISRKKERDQWVLVRRNESGWVPRFGHLVGIRDIRPARHLEVVPFARASAERADASTSSGVDLGGAVGADVRYGVSSGTSLNVTLNPDFGQVEADPAVLNLTTFETFFEERRPFFIEGNGLFQPPRAGIVGIDSPYQLFYSRRIGRSPGMFDTPDGSDVIERPEATTILAAAKLSGKTARGTTFAVLDAVTQAEYAQIDSPVRDDAAGIERMERSSFQIEPFANYVVGRVQQDVLGSSNVALTVASASRIGAPPSLVVGADSTTRWGKNAYSLYARAASSRTGSLDDRKDGYGAQVYLAKFSGWLGGQLYADAHSPGFDVNDLGYMGRPDLLRVGAHVYAERQTPWLLARRSGYNVNFWSHWNYDGVNLARGVNVNNWNQLRFYGFGGWGVSRDFEAMDDRETRGGPLVIRPAETWGWLNLGSDWSKPLSAFVFFQYGQRDRNAGFRRRLGTYVSVRPAPNIELNFGPGFSRSGSDAQWITNVDSDGDGTDDRFIFGKLRSRTVDFTTRVNVSLTPNASLQAYVQPFVAVGDYGAVRELARPSSYDFRPYSGALKENPDFHARALRGNLVFRWEYQPGSAFYAVWSQSRSASFDGPDPALPGVREVGSAFTDGGGNVFLMKWDYWFGM; encoded by the coding sequence ATGAGTGCGTCCCATACACACAAGAATACCACACAAGGGGATCGGTTAATGGTGGTACAGCGCGTCCATGCGCCGACACGCTTGGGCCCCTACGAACGCCAAGTGATAGAGCGATACGCTGGGCGGGGTGCAGGGGCGTTTCCGGTTGAAACGATCATCCGTGTCGGATTGGCAGCCATCGGAGCGTTCATCGCGTTGTGCATCCTGAGCGTCGCTGCGGCGGTGCAAGCCGAGGAGCCGAGACATCCCGCGCGGACACTGGAAGCGGTTCGGATCGAGGGGACGCCGCCCCGGATCGACGGAATCCTCGACGACGCGGCTTGGGAAGCGGCTCCGGTGAACGGCGGGTTCCTACAGAAGGAGCCCGCCGAACACGAAGGCGAATCCGCCACCGAGACGACGACCGTGCGGGTTCTCTACGATGACATGGCGCTCTACATCGGCATCGAATGTCTCGACAGCGAGCCGCAGCGGATCGTCGCGAACCTGTCGCGGCGCGATGCGGACATCGAGAACGACTGGGTCGCCGTCTGTCTGGACACCCACCACGACCATCGCACGAGCCGATGGTTCGCCGTCGCGGCGTCGGGTGCGCTCGCGGACGCCGAAGAGGACGAAGGGCGGGAGCCCGACCGCACCTGGAACGGCGTCTGGGAGGCGCGCGTGTCGCGGAGCGATGCGGGCTGGAGCGCGGAGTATCGCATCCCGTATCACGTTCTGCGCTTCGCGCCGCAGGACGAATACACCTGGGGCATCCAGTTACTGCGGGGCATCAGCCGAAAGAAGGAGCGCGACCAGTGGGTTCTCGTACGGCGGAACGAGAGCGGGTGGGTACCGCGGTTCGGGCACCTTGTCGGGATCCGCGACATCCGTCCGGCGAGGCATTTGGAGGTCGTCCCGTTCGCGCGCGCTAGTGCGGAGCGTGCGGACGCGTCGACTTCGAGCGGCGTCGATCTGGGTGGAGCCGTGGGCGCGGACGTGCGCTATGGCGTTTCGTCCGGCACATCCTTGAACGTGACGCTGAACCCGGATTTCGGGCAGGTCGAAGCGGACCCCGCCGTGCTCAATCTGACGACCTTCGAGACGTTTTTCGAGGAGCGTCGCCCCTTCTTCATCGAGGGCAACGGGCTCTTCCAGCCGCCACGCGCGGGCATCGTCGGCATCGACTCGCCCTACCAGCTCTTCTACTCGCGCCGGATTGGCAGGTCGCCGGGGATGTTCGACACGCCGGATGGGTCGGACGTCATTGAGCGTCCCGAGGCGACGACCATCCTCGCGGCGGCGAAGCTTTCCGGCAAGACCGCACGTGGTACGACGTTCGCTGTTCTTGACGCCGTTACGCAGGCGGAGTACGCGCAGATCGACTCGCCGGTGCGCGACGACGCGGCTGGTATCGAGCGAATGGAACGGAGTTCCTTCCAGATCGAGCCCTTCGCGAACTACGTCGTCGGGCGAGTTCAGCAGGACGTACTGGGCAGTTCCAATGTCGCCTTAACAGTCGCCTCTGCGAGTCGAATCGGCGCTCCGCCGTCGCTGGTCGTCGGGGCGGACTCGACGACTCGGTGGGGCAAAAACGCCTACTCGCTCTACGCCCGCGCTGCGTCGAGCCGCACGGGTTCCCTGGACGACCGGAAGGACGGGTACGGCGCGCAGGTGTACCTGGCGAAGTTCTCCGGCTGGCTTGGGGGACAGCTCTACGCCGACGCGCATTCTCCTGGCTTCGACGTGAACGATCTGGGCTATATGGGTCGTCCGGACCTACTCCGCGTGGGAGCTCATGTCTACGCGGAGCGGCAGACGCCCTGGCTGCTCGCCCGCCGGTCGGGCTACAACGTGAACTTCTGGTCCCACTGGAACTACGACGGCGTGAACCTGGCGAGGGGGGTCAACGTCAACAACTGGAACCAGCTCCGGTTCTACGGATTCGGCGGGTGGGGCGTCAGCCGCGACTTCGAGGCGATGGATGACCGCGAGACGCGCGGGGGACCGCTGGTCATCCGACCGGCAGAGACATGGGGATGGCTCAACCTGGGCAGCGACTGGAGCAAGCCGCTCAGCGCCTTCGTTTTCTTCCAGTATGGACAACGCGACCGGAACGCGGGGTTCCGCCGCCGGCTGGGAACCTATGTCTCGGTGCGTCCGGCGCCGAACATCGAGCTCAACTTCGGACCTGGGTTCTCGCGCTCCGGCAGCGACGCCCAATGGATCACGAACGTGGACAGCGACGGCGACGGCACTGACGACCGCTTCATCTTCGGCAAGCTGCGGAGCCGAACCGTCGATTTCACGACGCGCGTCAACGTGAGCCTCACGCCGAACGCGAGCCTGCAAGCGTACGTGCAGCCCTTCGTCGCCGTCGGGGACTACGGCGCGGTCCGCGAGCTCGCCCGTCCCAGCAGCTACGACTTCAGACCCTATTCGGGCGCGCTGAAAGAGAATCCAGACTTCCACGCGCGCGCGCTCCGGGGGAACCTCGTGTTCCGCTGGGAGTACCAACCGGGGAGCGCTTTCTATGCGGTCTGGTCGCAGTCCCGCAGCGCGTCGTTCGACGGGCCCGACCCGGCACTGCCGGGCGTTCGCGAGGTCGGCAGCGCCTTCACGGACGGCGGCGGGAACGTGTTCCTGATGAAGTGGGACTACTGGTTCGGGATGTGA